The proteins below are encoded in one region of Ricinus communis isolate WT05 ecotype wild-type chromosome 6, ASM1957865v1, whole genome shotgun sequence:
- the LOC125370279 gene encoding ATP-dependent Clp protease proteolytic subunit-like has translation MVSDRYKWFQSRTPLVDVWFEDELGGSWTLEPYKARLVALGNRQEYGVHYEETYALVSKMTTVQTILAITASQGWLLKQMDVKNTFLHGDLKEDIYMKFILINRLYRERLLFLGQDVDSEISNQLIGLMVYLTIESETKDLYLFINSPGGWVIPRIAIYDTMQFVRPDVQTICMRLAASMASFILVGGKITKRLAFPHAWVMIHQPIAGFYEDKIGEFVLEAKELLKLCEILTRIYAQRTRKHLWVVSEDMERDVFMSAVEAQAHGIVDLVAIA, from the exons ATGGTTTCAGATCGTTACAAATGGTTTCAGAGCAGGACCCctctagtagatgtgtggttcGAGGATGAACTAGGCGGAAGCTG GACTCTAGAGCCCTATAAGGCTAGGTTGGTTGCTCTTGGTAATAGACAGGAGTATGGGGTACACTATGAGGAGACATATGCTCTTGTGTCTAAAATGACTACTGTGCAAACAATTCTTGCCATTACTGCTTCACAGGGTTGGTTACTTAAACAAATGGATGTTAAAAATACTTTCCTGCATGGTGATCTTAAAGAAGATATTTACATG AAATTTATCTTAATCAACCGACTTTATCGAGAAAGATTGCTATTTTTAGGTCAAGATGTTGATAGTGAGATCTCGAATCAACTTATTGGTCTTATGGTATATCTCACTATAGAGAGCGAGACTAaagatttgtatttgtttataAACTCTCCTGGCGGATGGGTAATACCCAGAATAGCTATTTATGATACTATGCAATTTGTGCGACCAGATGTACAAACAATATGCATGAGATTAGCTGCTTCAATGGCATCTTTTATCCTAGTTGGAGGAAAAATTACCAAACGTTTAGCATTCCCTCATGCTTG GGTAATGATTCATCAACCTATTGCTGGTTTTTATGAGGACAAAATAGGAGAATTTGTCCTGGAAGCAAAAGAACTACTGAAACTATGCGAAATCCTCACAAGGATTTATGCACAAAGAACGAGAAAACATTTATGGGTTGTATCCGAAGATATGGAAAGAGATGTTTTTATGTCAGCAGTAGAAGCCCAAGCTCATGGAATTGTTGATCTTGTAGCAATTGCATAA